Proteins encoded in a region of the Ziziphus jujuba cultivar Dongzao chromosome 3, ASM3175591v1 genome:
- the LOC107422334 gene encoding putative disease resistance protein RGA1 gives MAESILFGIANRIVESLTSATVQELALIWGAKDELSGLEETISTIKDVLLDAEEQQVHNHQVRSWLNKLEDAVYEADDLSDDISTEVLRRQLMSGCNIGKKVRTFFSSSNQLVFRHNMAHKIKDIKEILAAISKNRGDFQLEVRREETRLVARAREHTHSYIPQENVIGRESDKISILQLLLDPKHEENVFVVPIVGCGGLGKTTLAQPVFNDKEVQTKFDLRIWVCVSNDFNVRSLVERIIKSVTDQSLGNLEMDQLQKELQKQINGKRYFLVLDDVWNENRELWISLQNLLSNGAKGSRILITTRSKVVGEITSTMEPYMLGLLDKDNSWSLFKKVAFKSGQEPNNSNTVKTAMEIVEKCGGIPLAIRTIGSMLYSKNPETEWSNFLEIEFSRIPQNENDILPTLKLSYDSLPSHLKNCFAYCRLFPKDHAIEVDMLIKLWMAQGFITSSSSIQSLEDVGNEYFKDLYWRSFFQEVEENSSTKMLECKMHDLMHDLAIQVAGTECATLHSTEENINERTRHVSFDFHLETPGKIPTSLSQKSKIRTTLFPQKSWESNKLSWDDIGKIPTSLSQKSKIRTTLFPQKSWESNKLSWDDILLNFKLLRTLDLHDSGLKMVPKSIGKLKHLRYLNLSENGDIKRLPNSITKLQNLQTLKLSYCEDLVELPRDLKKLVNLRHLENYGCDSLTHMPSGLGQLTYLHTLNEFVVKKGIDSTGKQHNRHVGGLNELMELNNLRGELSIRNLGYGEDASLEYKDAKLKEKQHLHHLKLLWPERSGDHVDAREAADYEITLESLQPHPNLKELSLIDYKGARLASWLPSLTTLDTLLLAQCEKIENVLPLRQLPCLKSLQLGGLSSLEYISDNNNVSSDLLASQEPLLSNLQSLELQALPNLKGWWKDHHVEEEDDSCCSLPLFACLSRLVIEDCPKLTSMPLYPYLKEELVLVKASLKSFQQTLMMSTADSSFSPLSNLTSIILSGIQHLQSLPEELTRLTSLEALYIIDCPKLKTLCPAILHLTFLQKLMISRCQEVDICDNGDGNMWQALQSLDSLQLYYLPQLETLPDGLQQLTSLRLLSLDECKSLVSIPEWIGNLKSLQMLDISACNNLKSLPQGIQQLTSLQALSIMDCPVLKQRCERGGEDWHKVAHIRYLSLA, from the coding sequence ATGGCAGAATCAATCCTCTTTGGAATCGCAAACAGAATTGTTGAAAGCTTAACATCTGCTACAGTGCAAGAGCTCGCCTTGATCTGGGGTGCCAAGGATGAACTTTCAGGTCTTGAAGAAACCATTTCAACAATCAAAGATGTACTTCTTGATGCTGAGGAGCAGCAGGTCCATAACCATCAAGTCAGAAGCTGGCTCAATAAGCTTGAAGATGCAGTTTACGAGGCTGATGACTTGTCTGACGATATCTCCACTGAAGTTTTGCGGCGCCAACTAATGTCTGGATGTAATATAGGCAAGAAGGTACGCACTTTCTTCTCATCCTCCAACCAACTTGTGTTTCGTCACAACATGGCTCACAAAATAAAAGACATTAAAGAGATACTAGCTGCCATTAGTAAAAACCGTGGAGACTTCCAATTAGAGGTGCGTCGTGAGGAGACTAGACTTGTGGCAAGAGCTAGGGAGCATACTCACTCTTACATACCTCAAGAAAATGTCATTGGGAGGGAGAGTGACAAAATTTCCATCCTACAACTTTTGTTAGATCCCAAACACGAAGAGAATGTGTTTGTTGTGCCGATAGTGGGATGTGGAGGTTTAGGAAAAACCACACTTGCTCAACCAGTGTTTAATGATAAGGAGGttcaaacaaaatttgatttgagGATATGGGTATGTGTCTCTAATGATTTTAATGTGCGATCACTTGTCGAGAGAATTATAAAATCTGTAACTGACCAGAGTTTGGGAAACCTTGAGATGGATCAATTACAAAAGGAacttcaaaaacaaataaatggtaAGCGATATTTTCTTGTCCTTGATGATGTATGGAACGAGAATAGAGAATTATGGATAAGCTTGCAAAATTTATTGTCAAATGGTGCTAAAGGAAGTAGAATATTGATAACCACTCGTAGTAAAGTAGTTGGAGAGATTACAAGCACAATGGAACCATATATGTTGGGGCTTTTAGATAAAGATAATTCATggtctttatttaaaaaagtggCTTTTAAGTCTGGACAAGAACCAAACAACTCTAACACTGTAAAAACTGCAATGGAAATTGTGGAAAAGTGTGGAGGAATTCCTCTTGCCATAAGAACAATTGGAAGCATGTTGTACTCCAAAAATCCAGAAACAGAGTGGTCCAATTTCcttgaaattgaattttcaaggattcctcaaaatgaaaatgatattttacccACTCTTAAGCTTAGTTACGATAGCCTCCCATCACATTTGAAAAACTGTTTTGCCTATTGTAGATTATTTCCAAAAGATCATGCAATTGAAGTTGACATGTTAATAAAACTTTGGATGGCACAAGGATTTATTACATCGTCAAGTTCAATTCAATCTTTGGAGGATGTGGGCAATGAGTATTTCAAGGATTTATATTGGAGATCATTCTTTCAAGAAGTAGAAGAAAATAGTTCCACTAAAATGTTAGAATGCAAAATGCACGACCTCATGCATGATCTCGCAATACAAGTGGCAGGAACAGAGTGTGCTACATTACATTCTACTGAAGAAAATATCAATGAAAGAACTCGGCATGTGTCTTTTGATTTTCATTTAGAAACACCAGGAAAAATTCCGACTTCTTTGTCTCAAAAAAGTAAGATTCGTACAACTCTTTTTCCACAGAAATCATGGGAATCAAACAAATTAAGTTGGGATGACATTGGAAAAATTCCGACTTCTTTGTCTCAAAAAAGTAAGATTCGTACAACTCTTTTTCCACAGAAATCATGGGAATCAAACAAATTAAGTTGGGATGacattcttttaaattttaagcttTTGCGTACCTTAGATCTTCATGATTCTGGGCTTAAGATGGTGCCAAAATCTATTGGTAAACTGAAGCATTTAAGGTATCTTAATCTTTCTGAAAATGGGGATATCAAGAGACTACCAAATTCTATTACCAAGCTGCAAAATTTGCAAACATTGAAACTGTCATATTGTGAAGATTTAGTAGAATTGCCAAGAGACTTGAAGAAGCTAGTCAATCTCAGGCATCTTGAGAATTATGGATGTGACAGTTTGACACATATGCCGAGTGGGCTCGGACAATTGACTTACCTTCACACTTTGAATGAGTTTGTGGTGAAAAAGGGCATTGATTCTACCGGTAAGCAGCATAATCGTCACGTAGGTGGGCTTAATGAATTAATGGAACTGAACAACTTGAGAGGAGAGTTGTCTATAAGAAACTTGGGATACGGAGAAGATGCAAGCCTAGAATATAAGGAcgcaaaattgaaggaaaaacaACATCTTCATCACTTAAAGTTACTTTGGCCAGAAAGAAGTGGTGATCATGTTGATGCAAGGGAGGCTGCGGATTATGAAATTACATTGGAAAGCTTGCAACCACACCCAAATCTTAAAGAACTGTCTTTAATTGATTACAAGGGTGCTAGACTTGCAAGTTGGCTTCCCTCGCTTACAACACTTGACACATTGCTCTTAGCACAATGTGAGAAAATAGAGAATGTGTTGCCACTGAGACAACTCCCCTGTTTGAAATCATTGCAGTTGGGTGGGTTGTCTTCCCTGGAGTATATTTCTGACAATAATAATGTTAGCAGTGACTTATTGGCTTCACAAGAACCACTACTGTCTAACTTACAAAGCCTTGAGCTTCAAGCCTTGCCCAATCTAAAAGGATGGTGGAAGGATCATCatgttgaagaagaagatgatagtTGCTGTTCCTTACCTTTGTTCGCTTGTCTCTCTAGATTAGTTATTGAGGATTGCCCTAAATTAACATCCATGCCACTTTACCCGTATCtgaaagaagagcttgtgttggTAAAAGCTAGCTTGAAAAGTTTCCAACAAACATTGATGATGAGCACCGCAGATTCAtctttctctcctctctcaAATTTGACTTCCATCATTTTATCTGGGATTCAGCATCTACAATCTCTTCCAGAAGAGCTAACAAGACTCACTTCTCTCGAGGCTCTATACATCATTGATTGTCCAAAATTGAAGACCTTGTGTCCTGCTATTCTACATCTCACCTTCCTTCAGAAACTAATGATTAGCCGTTGCCAAGAGGTTGACATATGCGATAATGGTGATGGGAATATGTGGCAAGCTCTTCAAAGCCTCGATTCTCTTCAGTTGTATTATCTTCCGCAGCTGGAAACTCTCCCTGACGGCCTGCAGCAACTTACCTCCCTCAGACTACTTTCATTGGATGAGTGTAAGAGTTTGGTGAGTATTCCAGAATGGATTGGCAACCTCAAATCACTTCAAATGCTGGACATTTCCGCGTGCAACAATTTGAAATCACTACCTCAAGGAATACAACAGCTCACCTCTTTGCAAGCACTATCTATTATGGATTGTCCTGTCTTAAAGCAAAGGTGTGAAAGGGGTGGCGAGGACTGGCATAAGGTTGCACACATCCGATACTTGTCTCTGGCATGA
- the LOC107422339 gene encoding NAC domain-containing protein 19 produces MDSNPMFSNIQRRKKVDGEDVDSEKVDGFWKIIQADIPVKEDGQIIGYKKRLEFSGNQRSETQWRMNEYRLNQNDEESNITEVDMWVVCRIYMCRSKGDEEAWDEDWYFSSDDEEIKLS; encoded by the exons ATGGACAGCAACCCCATGTTTTCCAACATCCAGAGAAGAAAAAAGGTTGATGGAGAAGATGTCGATTCGGAGAAAGTTGATGGGTTTTGGAAGATTATCCAAGCTGATATACCTGTGAAGGAAGATGGTCAGATTATTGGGTACAAAAAAAGACTGGAATTCTCTGGAAATCAGAGAAGTGAAACTCAGTGGAGGATGAATGAATACAGACTCAACCAAAATGATGAAGAAAGCAACATTACTGAG GTGGATATGTGGGTCGTATGCAGGATATACATGTGCAGATCGAAGGGTGATGAAGAAGCTTGGGATGAAGATTGGTACTTCTCATCAGATGATGAAGAGATAAAACTCAGTTAA